The following DNA comes from bacterium.
GACAGATCGACGAAGCGCTTGGAATGCCCGAAGGCCACCATCATCACGACTGGGCCGTTGGCATGAAGATGGTCATCGACTTGCCGGAAACGTGCGAGTTGGAAGTGGGGACGGTGATCCATACGCTCGGATTCCCCGAGCCGGAGATCTTCGGTTTCCTCTACGTCTATCCGGGCAAGGTCGCATCGGCCGGCATCTTTGTGCCGTCCTGGTTCGACAATCCCGTGCGCAGCACCTATCGCTACCTGCAGCACTGGTTGCAGCATCCCGCGCTTTGGAAACACCTCAAGGGCGGCACGATGCGCAGTTGGGGCGCGAAGACGATTCAGGAATCCGGTCGTCGTGGCGAACCGCATCTTGTCGGCAACGGCTTTGCCCGCATCGGCGAAGGTAGCGGCTCGACGAACGTGCTGACGAACTCCGGCGTCGACGAAGCGTGGATGACCGGCGTACAGTTGGCCGACGGCGTTCTCGAACTGATGAAAGAGGGCAAGGAATTCACGAAGGAAAACCTTGAGGCGACCTACGTGAAACGTCGCCGCGAGAGTTGGCTCGAAGAAGAAAGCCGCATGGCCGAGAAAGCGCGCGATGGATTCCAACGCAGTTTCCTGCGTGGCATGATCGGCATGGCGATGTCCGGTTTCACAAAGGGCAAGATGAACATGTCGGGCGACGGACGTTCGCCTTACCAGCGCGTTCCGACGCCGGAAGAGTACTACAAGGGCCGCATCTCGCCGGACGGCATTGCGAACCTTCGCGCCGATTGCCAGAAGGCCGGCAAGTCGCTGCACGATGAACTCATGAATCGCGTCGGTTGGCCGGAGATCGAATACGACGGCCAGATCCTGATGTCGCACCAGGACGCACTGCTGAAGGGCGGCAAAGTTCAGGCGCCCGGCGGTTACGCCGACCACGTCGTGTTCCTGTATCCGAGCGAATGCGAGAAGTGCGGGACGCAGGTGTGCGTCGAGATTTGTTCCGGCCAGGCGATCACGACGAACCCGGACGGCGGCGTGCCGCTGTTCGACCGCGAGAAATGCGTCCACTGCGGCGCGTGCCTGTGGAACTGCGCCACGCACGATCCGGCCAACCCGGAGAAGGGCGGAATCCAGTTCAAAGCCGGCGCCGGCGGATTGCACTCGGCGGAGAACTGAGAAGGACAAATCGGAAGACAAGCCCCTCGTATGTGAACACCGCGCGAGGGATATCGAACTAACTGAGAATAAAGGGAGCACACACGATGAGCGAACTCCAGATCGTTGTCTGCGGCGGGATCGTTCCCGATCCGTTGCAGACGCTGGCGCCGCAGATGGGACCAACCGGTCCGGCGCTGAAGAATGAAATGATGCTGCCCGCGGTCCTTGATCCGTGGGCGTGGCACTCACTGAACGAAGCTGCCAACCTCGCTAAGAAGAACCCCGGCAGCAAAGTCACCCTCGTTAGCCTCGGGCCAAAGGCCAAGCTGCAGCAGGTCATGATGACCATGGCGCAGAAGGTGCCGTTTGAACTCGTTGCGCTCGACGGCCCCGCCAGCGGCTTCACGGAGTCGGCCGAAGTGGCTGCGCTTCTCGCCGAAGCGATCGAAGGCATTCCCGGCCTCGACAAGAGCAAACTGCTTGTCTTCGGCGGTTGGGAGTCGGCCAGCCGCGGCGCCGGCACGACCATGCAGGTCGTCGGCGAGATCCTCGGTATCGCCGACCAGTTCCTGGCCGTCGACCAGATCGACGTGCAGGCCGATGGGTCCTTCAAGGTCTACGAACGCGTTGAAGGCGGAAAGCACCAGGTCAGCGTCTGCGCCGGTGCCCCGGCGGTTCTTGGTTGGGCCACGGGCAACCTCCCCGAGCCTCCGAACAACCCGCAGATCGGCATGATGAACATGCGCACGATCATGCCGTCGCTGCAGAAGGCCAAGCCGACCCAGGTGAAGTCCGAAGGACTGAAGTTCGCCAGCGTCGAGCAGCCGCAGCAGCGTCGCGACACGAAGATCGTGAAGGACATGCCGGCCGATCAGATCGCCGCCGAAATCGTGGAATGGATCCGCAAGTAATCCCGACGAATTC
Coding sequences within:
- a CDS encoding 4Fe-4S ferredoxin is translated as MDLDIVCVGFGPAMGGFLTTLSKGLVNEDGTPAVDSKVMPGMPPQVICYERADDLGFGVSGVVTRGRAIKGSFPELNLDEIPMAAPVKEEQLLYLMDPIGASRRPLSMRLADGTLKALKWMLPVKDHAFKVPYIPAFMEKHDGFLASLGQFNQWVGGQLMASGAVQIWPGTPVEKPLIENGAVTGVQLIDQGVDKKGEPDAGFMPGMEIKAPLTVIADGPIGPVGRQIDEALGMPEGHHHHDWAVGMKMVIDLPETCELEVGTVIHTLGFPEPEIFGFLYVYPGKVASAGIFVPSWFDNPVRSTYRYLQHWLQHPALWKHLKGGTMRSWGAKTIQESGRRGEPHLVGNGFARIGEGSGSTNVLTNSGVDEAWMTGVQLADGVLELMKEGKEFTKENLEATYVKRRRESWLEEESRMAEKARDGFQRSFLRGMIGMAMSGFTKGKMNMSGDGRSPYQRVPTPEEYYKGRISPDGIANLRADCQKAGKSLHDELMNRVGWPEIEYDGQILMSHQDALLKGGKVQAPGGYADHVVFLYPSECEKCGTQVCVEICSGQAITTNPDGGVPLFDREKCVHCGACLWNCATHDPANPEKGGIQFKAGAGGLHSAEN
- a CDS encoding electron transfer flavoprotein subunit beta encodes the protein MSELQIVVCGGIVPDPLQTLAPQMGPTGPALKNEMMLPAVLDPWAWHSLNEAANLAKKNPGSKVTLVSLGPKAKLQQVMMTMAQKVPFELVALDGPASGFTESAEVAALLAEAIEGIPGLDKSKLLVFGGWESASRGAGTTMQVVGEILGIADQFLAVDQIDVQADGSFKVYERVEGGKHQVSVCAGAPAVLGWATGNLPEPPNNPQIGMMNMRTIMPSLQKAKPTQVKSEGLKFASVEQPQQRRDTKIVKDMPADQIAAEIVEWIRK